The Leifsonia xyli genomic sequence TTCTCGTCGTCGAACGCCGGGTCCTTCTGCGGGGTCGCCTCGGCGACCGGCTGCTCGCCGGTCTGCCAGGCGGAGGTCTCGGGAGCCGGGATCTCGCCCGCCTCCACCTCGGCGGAGGACTGCACCTGGGACTGCTCGGAACCGGCCTCCACGAAGCTGGCGCGTCGCGCGTCCACTGCGGCCGGGCGCGCGTTCGGCTCGCCGCCGTCGAAGCCCGCCGCGATGACCGTCACGCGGACCTCGTCGCCGAGGGTGTCGTCGATGACCGCTCCGAAGATGATGTTCGCCTCTGGGTGCACCGCCTCCTGGACCAGGCGAGCCGCGTCGTTGATCTCGAAGATGCCGAGGTTCGATCCGCCCTGGATGGACAGCAGGACCCCGTGGGCGCCGTCGATCGAGGCCTCGAGCAGCGGGGACGCGACGGCCAGCTCGGCGGCCTTGATCGCCCGGTCGGCCCCGCGCGAGGATCCGATGCCCATGAGGGCGGAGCCCGCGCCCTGCATCACCGACTTGACGTCGGCGAAGTCGAGGTTGATGAGGCCCGGCGTGGTGATGAGGTCGGTGATGCCCTGGACACCGGCGAGGAGCACCTGGTCGGCGGTGGAGAACGCCTCGAGCATGCTGATGCCGCGGTCGCTGATCTCCAGCAGCCGGTCGTTCGGCACGACGATGAGGGTGTCGACCTCTTCCTTCAGGCGCTGGACGCCCGCCTCGGCCTGCTGCTGGCGGCGCTTGCCCTCGAAGGAGAACGGCTTGGTGACGACACCGATGGTCAGCGCGCCGATCGACTTCGCGATGCGCGCGACGACCGGTGCGCCGCCGGTGCCGGTTCCACCGCCTTCGCCCGCGGTGACGAAGACCATGTCGGCGCCGGCCAGCGCCTCCTCGATCTCCTCCGCGTGGTCCTCGGCGGCGCGGCGGCCGACCTCGGGGTCGGCGCCGGCGCCCAGGCCGCGGGTGATCTCACGGCCGACGTCGAGCTTGACGTCGGCGTCGCTCATGAGCAGCGCCTGCGCGTCGGTGTTGATGGCGATGAACTCGACGCCGCGGAGGCCGAGCTCGATCATGCGGTTGACGGCGTTGACGCCGCCTCCCCCGATGCCGACGACCTTGATCACGGCGAGGTAGTTCTGTTGTGCTGTCACGTCCGGCCTCCACGGGAACGTTCAACTTCAAGTTGAAGCTTAAAGTCTTGCTGAGTATGCAATTCTTGATCCGACGTTAGGTGCGCCGAGCCTCCGCCTGCGGAACCCCGCGCGCGTGTCGGGAAAAGTCGCAGCCATCGCGCGGTCAACCCGTCGTGACGCTGTGCGGGGACGAGACGTCGTAGCGTCCCGCATCGGGGGCGCTCTTGAGCAGCGCGGCGAGGTCCGCCGCCTTCAGCGACGAGTCCTCCGCGCTCCCCCAGACCACTGTCGCACCCTTCCCGCGCAGGGTGAAGCTCACGTCGTCCTTGGTCTTCGCGGCGATGGTGTCCACCTGAGCGAGGACGTCGGCGGGCAGTGCGCTGAGGACTCCCGCGGCGGCCGCGAAGCCCGAGTCGGCGTCCACGTCGGCGGCGCCCCCGCTCGCGGCGATCAGAGGATAGCCGTCCGGGCGCTTCTCACTGCTCGCGATCGGCACCTTGGCCGCGTCCACCAGCGTGAAGGCGGCGCCGCGCTGGATCACACCGACCGGCTGGCGCTCCACCACGCGCACCACGATGGAGTCGGGCGGGTGGCTCTCGACCGTGTAGCTGCGGATGAGCGGGAAGGCGGCGAGATCCGCCGAGATGCTCGCCTGGTCCAGGAGCGGAAGCGGCGTGCCGAGCTGGTCGGAGAGCTTCTTCTCGACCGTCGCCGCATCCAGCCGCGAGGTGCCGGTGACCTGGATGTGCTTGAGCGCCAGCAGCGGCGAGAACGCGATGATCGTCACGGCGAGCACCAGGGCGACCACGACGCCGGCGGCACCGAGCCACGCGTAGCGGCGGCGGCGCGACCGCTTGGTGAAGCGGCGCACCTCGCCGCGCTCCAGCCGCTTGCGCTCGCGGCGCGCGGCGCGGAGGGCCTTGTCGATCTCGCGGTTGGTGGGCAGCCGCGAATACGGCGACGCCTCGGGATCACGCGGTGGGGAGGTCGGCCGCTCGGCGGTCGGATCGGCGGTCAGGATGGGGACCGGCTCCGTCACCGTGCCGACGGGGCGTCTCGACTCGGCGAGGCCGGAGTCGGCGCGGTCGTCCTGCGGGCGCGCCGGAGGAACCGCCGGGGCGGCCGACCGATCGAAACCCTGGGGACGCTTCACGCGGTGGTCACTCCGCGGTCGCCGCGGCGGTCGCCGCCGTCTCCGGGTGCTCGCGCTGCAGCGCGTCCAGAAGCTGCGGGACGATGCGGTACACGTCGCCGCAGCCGAGGGTGATCACATAGTCGCCCTCGCGCGCGATGCGCGCCGTATGGTCGGCGGCCTGCTGCCAGTCGGCGATGAACGCGACGTGCTCGGGATGCTCGAAGCGATCGGCCACGAGGGCGCCGGTGACGCCGGGCTCCGGGTCCTCCCGCGCTCCGTAGACATCCAGCACGACGGTCTCGTCGGCGTACCGCTCGAGCGTCTCGGCGAACTCCTTCGCGAACAGCCGCGTGCGGCTGTACAGGTGCGGCTGGTGGACGGCGATGATCCGGCCGTCCCCCACGACCGTGCGGGCCGCGGAGAGCGCGGCCGCGACCTCGGTCGGGTGGTGCGCGTAGTCGTCGTAGACGCTGACGCCGCCGACCGTGCCGTGGAGCTCGAAACGGCGCTCGGTGCCGCCGAACTCCGCGATCGCGGCGAGCGACGCCGCCGGATCGAAGCCGAGCCCGGTCAGCACCGCGAAGGCGCCGCCGGCGTTGATGGCGTTGTGGCGGCCGGGGACGCGCAGCTGGGCGCTGTAGTCGACGCCCTGGTACCGCAGCGTGAAGGCGACCGGTCCGTCGGTGACGATGGAGTGGACGCGGACCTCCGCGTCCTCCGCCTCGCCGAAGGTGACGATCCGCTTGTCCGGAGCCTGCTCGCGGAGGCGGTTCGTGACGTGCACCGCACCGGGGTCGTCCGAGGACACGACGACGAACTCGTCGGACTCGCGGGCGAAGGTGACGAAGGCGTCCTCGAACGCCTCCAGCGAGCCGTAGTGGTCGAGGTGGTCGGGGTCGACGTTGGTGATGAGCGCGACCGCGGTGTCGTACAGCAGGAACGAGCCGTCGGACTCGTCCGCCTCGACGACGAACAGCTCGCCCGTGCCGGTCTGCGAGCTCTTGCCGAGGGATGCGATCACGCCGCCGTTGACGAAGCTCGGGTCCTCGCCGAGGCCCAGCAGGCCGGTGATGATCATGCCGGTCGAGGTGGTCTTGCCGTGGGCGCCGGCGACCGCGACGAGGCGGGACCGGTTGATCAGCCAGGCGAGCGCCTGCGACCGGTGCAGCACCGGGAGGCCCTTCGACAGCGCCAGCTGGTACTCCGGGTTGTCCTGCCACAGCGCGCCCGTGACGACGAGCGTGTCGGCGTCGCCGACGTTCGCCGCGTCGTGCCCGATGGCGATGGTCGCGCCGAGGCCGCGCAGGGTGTCGATGTTCGCCGAGTGCCGGACGTCCGATCCGGTGACGGTGTAGCCGGCCTCGAGGAACAGGCGGGCGATGCCGCTCATCCCCGAACCGCCGATGCCGACGAAGTGGAGCTTTCCGAGCTCCTCGGGGAGGGCGAGGGTCAGGTCGGGCTTGATCGTCACGGGTGCAGCTTTCGGTTACGCGAGAAGGTCTCCATTACCCCTCTAGGCTACGCGGAGAACGTGCGGATCAGCCGAGGGCGCTCCGGATGAGGGCCACCATGCGGTCGGACCCGTCGCGGACGCCCGCGGAAGCCGCACGGCGTCCCATCTCGGACGTGCGGTCCCGGTCGGCGAGCAGCGGGAGCAGTTCCGCATCCACCCACGGCGGCTGGAACTCCGCGTCGTCGACGAGCAGGCCGCCGCCCTCCCGGATGACGCCGGCGGCGTT encodes the following:
- a CDS encoding cell division protein FtsQ, with product MKRPQGFDRSAAPAVPPARPQDDRADSGLAESRRPVGTVTEPVPILTADPTAERPTSPPRDPEASPYSRLPTNREIDKALRAARRERKRLERGEVRRFTKRSRRRRYAWLGAAGVVVALVLAVTIIAFSPLLALKHIQVTGTSRLDAATVEKKLSDQLGTPLPLLDQASISADLAAFPLIRSYTVESHPPDSIVVRVVERQPVGVIQRGAAFTLVDAAKVPIASSEKRPDGYPLIAASGGAADVDADSGFAAAAGVLSALPADVLAQVDTIAAKTKDDVSFTLRGKGATVVWGSAEDSSLKAADLAALLKSAPDAGRYDVSSPHSVTTG
- a CDS encoding UDP-N-acetylmuramate--L-alanine ligase; this translates as MTIKPDLTLALPEELGKLHFVGIGGSGMSGIARLFLEAGYTVTGSDVRHSANIDTLRGLGATIAIGHDAANVGDADTLVVTGALWQDNPEYQLALSKGLPVLHRSQALAWLINRSRLVAVAGAHGKTTSTGMIITGLLGLGEDPSFVNGGVIASLGKSSQTGTGELFVVEADESDGSFLLYDTAVALITNVDPDHLDHYGSLEAFEDAFVTFARESDEFVVVSSDDPGAVHVTNRLREQAPDKRIVTFGEAEDAEVRVHSIVTDGPVAFTLRYQGVDYSAQLRVPGRHNAINAGGAFAVLTGLGFDPAASLAAIAEFGGTERRFELHGTVGGVSVYDDYAHHPTEVAAALSAARTVVGDGRIIAVHQPHLYSRTRLFAKEFAETLERYADETVVLDVYGAREDPEPGVTGALVADRFEHPEHVAFIADWQQAADHTARIAREGDYVITLGCGDVYRIVPQLLDALQREHPETAATAAATAE
- a CDS encoding cell division protein FtsZ; translated protein: MTAQQNYLAVIKVVGIGGGGVNAVNRMIELGLRGVEFIAINTDAQALLMSDADVKLDVGREITRGLGAGADPEVGRRAAEDHAEEIEEALAGADMVFVTAGEGGGTGTGGAPVVARIAKSIGALTIGVVTKPFSFEGKRRQQQAEAGVQRLKEEVDTLIVVPNDRLLEISDRGISMLEAFSTADQVLLAGVQGITDLITTPGLINLDFADVKSVMQGAGSALMGIGSSRGADRAIKAAELAVASPLLEASIDGAHGVLLSIQGGSNLGIFEINDAARLVQEAVHPEANIIFGAVIDDTLGDEVRVTVIAAGFDGGEPNARPAAVDARRASFVEAGSEQSQVQSSAEVEAGEIPAPETSAWQTGEQPVAEATPQKDPAFDDENDDLDIPDFLK